The following nucleotide sequence is from uncultured Draconibacterium sp..
TGTGTTTTTATAATCTTAAACTCTTTCGGAAACTTAGGTTTTTTGGTGTCGGTGGCTTTTTCCTCGCTCGAATTTAAATCGCGAACAACTTCTTCCACTTTGCGAACCGAAAGCCCGTGTTTTATAATCTGCTCGAAGATCATAATTTGCGTATCGGCATCGTCGATATTGATAATGGCCCGTGCATGACCCATTGATATTTCTTTGTCGATCAATCCTTTTTGTACAATTGCCGGAAGTTTTAACAAACGCAGGTAGTTGGCAATGGTAGAGCGTTTTTTTCCAACCCGGCCACTCAATTCTTCCTGGGTGTATTCCAGTTCTTCCATCAGGCGTTGGTAGCTGAGTGCAATTTCGATGGAGTCGAGATCTTCGCGCTGAATGTTTTCAACCAGCGCCATCTCCAGCATACCATCGTCTTTGGCCTTGCGCACATAAGCCGGTATTTTATTCAGACCTGCTAGTTGCGATGCCCTGAAACGGCGTTCTCCGGCAATAATCTGATATTTGTCGTCGCTAACTTTTCGTAAGGTAATTGGCTGTATCAACCCAATTTCTTTGATAGAGGCCGAAAGTTCCTGTAGTGCCTCTTCATCGAATTTCGAGCGGGGTTGGAAAGGATTTGCTTCAATCTTGCTTAATTCAATTTCATCCAGTCCGGCGCCTTGCTGCATTTTTTCAGCATCGTCGATAAGTGCGCCTAATCCTCTTCCAAGTGCATTCCTTTTTGCCATCATACTTACTTAAGGGTGTTTAATTTATAACAACATTGTCTTTCGACATTTTAGTCATGGCATTGCGCTGTAATATTTCGCGCGCCAGGTTCATGTGGTTTATCGCTCCTTTCGAGCTGGCATCGTAAAGTACCACCGGTTTTCCGTAGCTTGGTGCTTCACTTAATTTTACGTTACGCTGAATTACGGTGTCGAAAACCATTTCCTGGAAGTGGTGTTTTACCTCTTCTAAAACCTGGTTCGACAGGTTTAAACGGCCATCGTACATAGTGAGCAGGAATCCTTCGATACTCAATTCCGGATTCAATCGGTTTTGAATGATTTTGATGGTATTCAAAAGTTTTCCAAGTCCTTCCAATGCAAAATATTCGCACTGAACAGGAATAATTACCGAATCAGACGCAGTAAGGGCATTTACAGTAATCAATCCCAATGATGGTGAGCAATCGATAAAAATAAAATCGTATTTGTCTTTTAAGGTTTCCAATGCTGATTTTAGTACTTTCTCGCGGTTAGGCAGATTTAGCATTTCAATTTCAGCACCCACCAAATCGATGTGAGAAGGAATTAAATCGAGGTTGTCGATTCCGGTGTGTAAAACCGCTTTTTCGGCTTCAATCTCATTTACAATACATTCGTAAATGCTCGACTGTACATTCCTTAAATCGAAACCCAGTCCCGAGGTTGCATTTGCCTGTGGATCGGCGTCAATAATCAGCACTTTTTGTTCAAGTACTGCAAGACTTGCAGCCAGATTAATTGTTGTGGTTGTTTTACCAACTCCCCCTTTCTGGTTTGCTAACGAAATTATTTTTCCCATTTATAGCGTCTTTTTTATTCTTGAGCGGTTTCAAAGTTAATAATTTACCAATAACCAAAGTTAAATTTTAAGGCTGGCAAAGGGGATAATTTAGTAAGCACTTGGGTTTGAACAGAAAAGCGATTAAATTTTTTGAGATTTCATCTCTTTTTTCAGCTGCGTTTGATCAATTGGAACAACCCCAACTTTCTCGCAAACCAATCCTCCTGCCAGGTTCGACATGAGTGCCATTATTTTGGGTGGAAGCCCTGCTGCCATTGCCAAACTGGCTACTCCAATAACTGTGTCGCCGGCGCCTGAAACATCAGCAATATCGCGAATTGCAACCGGATAATACTGTTCTTTTACTCCGTTGCTGATAAAAACGCCCAGTTCTGAAAGTGTTATAAAAATCAGCTTCAATTGCATTTCCTTTTTAAAGGTCTCAGCAGCTTCTTTCAGGCTTTCCAAATCGCCTTTCAGCAGTGGTAATCCGGTGCCGTCAACAAACTCCTTGAAGTTGGGTTTGAAGAGCGAAACATTCTTGTAATTTCTAAAGTTTCGTTTCTTCGGGTCAACAGCCGTTGGAATGCCTTTTTCCCGCGCCAAATCGTTAATGGTTTTGAACAGATTTGGTGTAACCACTCCTTTGTCGTAGTCAACAAATACAATTACATCAACAGGGTTTGATTCAATTTCAGTTTTAATTGCGTTTATCAGTTTCGCTTCCATTTCGGCAGAAATGTATTCAATCGATTCTTCATCAACGCGAACAATTTGTTTTCCTGAACTGATAATCCGGTTTTTTACCGTTGTGTTTCTTGTGGGATCGATAAAAATTCCTTCGGCAGAAACATTACGTTTTTCTAAAAGGTTCTGAAACTCCTTTCCGTTATCGTCGTCGCCAACCACTGCAAATAAAATTGGTGTAGCACCCAAAGCCTGAATATTGCGCGACACATTTGCCGCACCTCCAAGACGGTTTTCGCGTGTTGTAACGGATACGATTGGTACCGGAGCCTCAGGTGATAAGCGATCAACTTTTCCCCAAAGATAGGTGTCAACCATTGCGTCGCCAATTACTATGGCTCGCATTTTTGAAAATCGTTCGAATATTTCGTTTACTTCTGCTTTGTTCACACAACGATGTTAAGGCCACAAAACTAAGAAAAAAACTAGGGTAGAAAAATGCCAAAACGCAAAACTTATTATGTTTTTTAAGACATTTTCAACTTATGCAGGGTCAACATCGATGTTGAAAACGCAACTGCTGTTGGCCGAGAGATGTTTAACGGCTTTAACTGCGGCAGTAATTTCTTTTTTTACCAAATCAAGGTTAAGTTTTCGATCAATCTTTATCCAAATCTCTTTGTGGTGCCACAATTGAATGCGACTGATTAATGGATATTCAGGCCCCATAACCAATAATTGTTTGTGTTTTCGCAGCTGTTGTGCCAGTTGGTTGGCAGCGCGGTCAACGGTTTGAACATTTTTGTGTTTTATCACAATTTTTACCAACCGGTAAAAGGGCGGGTATTTAAAAAGCTGGCGTTCTTCAAATTGCTCTTTTAAGGTTGCCTGGTAGTTTTGCTCGCGAATCAACTCAATAAGTGGGTGATCGGGTTGCGAGGTTTGAATAACCACTTTTCCTTGTTTATGTTTTCGCCCGGCACGGCCCGCCACCTGCGAAATTAGTTGGTAAGCACGTTCGTGTGCCCTAAAATCGGGGAAATTGATAAGGTTGTCGGCATTTAAAATTCCTACAACACTCACATGTTCAAAGTCCAGTCCTTTGGTTACCATTTGTGTTCCAACAAGGATGTTTGTTTTGCGCTCTTCCAGGTTCTTAACAATTTTGGCAAATGCATTTTTCGATTGCGTGGTGTCCAAATCCATGCGTGCAATTCGTGCATTTCGGAACAGCGATTTCAGCTCGTCCTCAATCTTCTCGGTTCCGTAACCACGCGTTTTTAACTCGGGCGAACCGCAATTATCACATTTGTCGGGAAGCTGATAGCTGAATCCGCAGTAGTGGCAACTCAATCTTCGTTTGTATTTGTGGTAGGTGAGACTTACATCGCAATTACGGCATTTGGGAATATCGCCGCAGGTAAAACATTCAACGTAAGGCGAATATCCACGCCGGTTTTGAAAAAGAATAACCTGCTCGTTTTTCTCCAGCGCCGTTTCCATCATTTCGAAAAGCTCGGGCGTTAAAAACGAGCGCATTTGTTTGCGTTTGTAGGCGCGTTTTATGTCGGCAACCATAATTTCGGGAAGCTCCATTTCGGAGTGGCGCTTCGTTAGGTTTACCAGGCCGTATTTGTTTTTTAATGCGTTGTAATACGACTCGAACGAAGGTGTTGCCGAACCCAATAAAACTTTTGCATCGTTTTGGTAACCCAATACCACGGCCATGTCGCGGGCGTTGTAGCGCGGTGCCGGATCAAACTGTTTAAAGGAGTTTTCATGCTCCTCGTCAACTATTACAATTCCCAGTTTTGAAAATGGCAAGAACACTGCTGAACGTGCACCCAAAACTACCTGGTAACCTTCTTTGGGAGTATCGTTGAATTGCAACACTTTCTCCCAAATTTCCACACGTTCCTGGCTGTTTAGTTTCGAGTGGTAAATACCCACTTTGTTGCCAAATACGTTTTTCAGTCGTTTTACAATTTGCGTTGTAAGTGCAATTTCAGGGACAAGGTATAATGCCTGTCTTCCGGTTTTAATTATCTCATCGATTAGATGGATGTAAATTTCGGTTTTTCCGCTGGCCGTAATTCCGTGAATCAATGTAACCTGCTGCGTTTCGAAACTGGTTTTTATTTCCTCGTATGCCTTTGCCTGATGTTTGTTCAGCAGGTTAATGCTCACCTGCTCTATTTTTTCTTCTTCCAGCCGCGAGACTTGTTTATGGTGTTCTGTTAGAATTTTCTTCTTTACCAGTTCTTTCACCAAATTACCCGAAAAAGCAGTGCCGGACAGTAATTCTTTTTTGGGTATTTCAGTTATCTGTTCATCGGAAAAAACATTGGTGATGGCGCAAAAATGAAAAAGCAATTCCTGCTGTTTTTTTGCACGTTTTAGTGATTCTGCCTTTTCCTGAAGCATTTTTTCGGAAGAAATGCTTCCGTGTAGTTTTATGAAAGACTCGGTTTTTGGTTTGTACTTACTGCTGATTTTTTCCTCGGCATAAACCACCTTTTTATCCAACAAAGAGCGCAATGCCTGGTACGAAAATTCGGTTCCCAGTTTGTGCTCAATATCCGAAAGTTGCGAGACATCTTCCTGCAACTGCCGGATAATTAATTCTTCTTTCGGAGTCAGGTTTACCGGTTCGTCAACTCCTGTTAAAAACAGTTTCGATTTGCTTTCAAGTTTTAAGCCGGTTGGCAGTGCTGCCCGGAATACGTCGCCAAGCGTGCAGCAATAATATTGCGACAGCCATTGCCAAAGTTTAAAGTTTACCGGAAAAATTATGGGATGTTCATCAAGGATTTCAAGCACTTCTTTCACCTCAATATCTTCCGGTTTTTTATCCGAAAGCGAGATAACCAAAGCCGCATACAATTTCTTTTTGCCAAACTGCACAATTACCCGTTTCCCCGTAGCAATCTCGTTTGCAAGCAATGCCGGTACTTGGTAGGTAAAGCTATCGTGCAACGACAGTGGTAATATTACTTGTGCAAAAAGTTCAGGCATAAAAAATGTTTGCCTAAAAGTACTCGAAATTATGGAATGCGCTTTAAAATCTTAATCGAAGTTGGCGTGGATCCATTTTTCCACATCTTCCATTAGCCAGTTTGGTGTTGAGGTAGCTCCGCAAATACCCACCGACTTAACACCATCAAACCATTCCTTCTTAATTTCCTCAAGATTTGAAATGAAATACGAATCGTCGTTTACTTCTTTGCAAATGGTGTACAGGTATTGTCCGTTGGAGCTTTTTCGCCCGGCAACAAAAAGGATCATATCAAAACGCTCGGCAAACTTTTTCAGGTTAGGCACCCGGTTTGAAACTTGTCGGCAAATGGTATCTTTTATTTCTACCGGAACCCCGGGATCGGTAGTTTCGTGCACTTTTTTGGCAATTGCATGAAAATCTTCAATTCGCTTGGTAGTTTGCGAGTAAAGCGAAACCGGACGGCTTTTATCGATTTTATCCACATCAGCAATGCTTTCAATAATAATTGCATTGTGGTTTGTTTGCCCGTTAAGCCCTTCAATTTCGGCATGTCCTTTTTTACCGTAAATAACCACTTGTCCTTCAATTTGCGAATGTTTGGAATACGAACTTTTTACTTTCTCCTGTAGCGTTAAAACTACCGGGCAAGTTGCATCAATCAGTTCTACATTGTTGGCTTTGGCATATTCGTAAGTTTCCGGTGGCTCGCCGTGGGCACGTATTAAAACCTTGCAATTGCTGAGGGTAAAAAACTCCTCCTTCGAGATCGATTTTAATCCCATTCTCTCAAGGCGTTCTACTTCCATTCCGTTGTGAACGATATCGCCCAAACAATACAATTGTTTCGATTCCTTCAACTCATCCTCTGCTGCTTTGATTGCGTTGATCACGCCAAAACAAAATCCCGATCTTCTATCTATCTCAACAATCATTTTTCTTCAGTAATTTCTTTTACTTTCTTAACGGCCCAGTCCAATTGTTGTTCGCGCGTTAGTTCACTATTATCAAGAATAAGCGCGTCGTTGGCTTGTTTTAAGGGACTTACGGCGCGTGTAGAATCGATCTTATCGCGTCCTTCAACATTTGCCAGAATCTCATCGAAACTAACGTTGTCACCTTTTTCAGTGAGTTCAAGGTAGCGACGCTGCGCACGAATTTCGGGCGAGGCGGTCATAAATATCTTTAGCTCGGCATCGGGGAAAACAACTGTGCCAATATCGCGGCCATCCATTACAATGCCTTTGTTTTTGCCGTTTTCGCGTTGCTGGCGCACCATTTCGTGGCGCACTTCGGCAATGGTACTAATCGGGCTTACATTCTCCGAAACTGCCAACTGCCGAATCTCGTCCTCCACGTTTTCGCCATTCAGGAAAGTAGTGTTTTTCCCGGCTTCTTCATCCCATTTAAAAGTGATTTTTATGTCTTTCAAACTATCAATTACTTTTTGCGTGTCGGGAATTTTATCTTCAATCCATCCGTTACGAAGGGCAACCAGCGTTACCACACGATACATGGCCCCGGTGTCGATATAAACGTAGCCCAAGCGCTGGGCAAGTGACTTTGCCATGGTGCTTTTACCGCAAGACGAATGGCCATCGATGGCGATGATAATCTTTCTTTCGTTCATGTTTCTTTAGGAATTTGAAGCAAAGATGGGGAAATTTTAATTAAGATTCAATTGTCTGTTTTTAGAAATTATTGTTCAGGTTAACCGACACTGAAAACAGGTTTGATGAGCCGGCCAAATGGAAGCGGGAAATGGCATAATCAAAATGAAAACGTTTGATTTTTAATCCAAATCCGGCAGAAAAGCCAACGGTTGAAGCCTTGTCGTCGAATTTTAATTCCTGACGACGCTGGTAATTATAGCCAACTCGTAAGGTAAAATTCTCCGAAGGAAGTATTTCTGCTCCCAACACCAAATGGCGCATGGTTTGTTTTGCAAAACTCTCTTCGCGCTGGTGGATCGTTTCGCCGTTAAATTCCTTTTCTTCATCGCTTGAGGCCAAGTCCCAATGGTTAAGGTGCTGCAAGGTGGCCGAAAAAATTAAAGGAGCATGTTGCAAACGCCTACTTATTCCGGCCTGAATATTTAGCGGAATACGCTCTTTGTCGGCTCCATCGTAGTAGGTTGAAATCTGTGTTCCGATATTGCGAAATACCAGTGCTACGTTGGTATAGCCGTCTTTACTGGCAAAGCTGGCGCCCAAATCGGCAGCAATTCCAAACGATTGATAAGTTTCGAAAGAGGATAAAATGGGTTTTACATTTATACCGTAATTCAGTCGTTTGTAGCTGTTCGAATAAATGAGGTTAAGGGCGTATTCTGCCGCTTTAAAAGTGGCGCCGGTTAGTTCTCCGGCTTCCGTAGCTTCGTCAAACTGTCCGTAATTTATATAGTGCATTCCCACGGCAAAATTGCCAATTCCGTTGTAGGTCTTGGCGTATGAGGCATAACCATAATTTACATCGGCAAGATAATTTACGTAATTCACCAAAACACGGTTGTCCATATCTTCGTGCAGTAGTGCCGGATTGGTGTAAGGCAGGTTCAGGTCGCTTGAATCGTAAATGGCAATTTGAGTACCTCCCAAAGCTGCAATACGTGCCGAGTTGGTGAGCTCCAGAAACTGGTAAGTGTATTCACCACCTATCTGTGCTTTCCCGGTTAAGAATAATAAGCTGAATAAAATTAATACGTATATTTTTCGCTTCATGCGCGATTGTCATTTTTTCTAAAACGCCAAAGGTATTTAATTATTATTACAGGGAAAACAGATTGTTGAAATTATACAAGTGGATGCCACTGCGCTATGTTAGTGGAAGTCTCTCCGGCCAAATGTCAGGCAATTCCCCGCTAAATCCCATTTCCGGCAGATTATCTATCAAACTCATTTCTTCCTGAGTTAGTTCAAAATCGAACAACTCCAGATTGTCAAGAATCCGCTCGTTTGTGGTTGATTTTGGAATAACAATAACATCGTGTTGTGTAATCCAGCGCAAACAAACTTTTGCGATGGATTGCTGATGGTTTTTTGCAATTTGCTGCAAGGTTTCGTTATCGAAAACGCGTCCGCGTGCCAGTGGCGACCAGGCTTCAATGGCAATGTTATGTTTTTTACAAAAAGCCGTTAATTCCGGTTGCCAGTAGCCCGGGTGAAACTCAATTTGGTTAACAGCGGGTTTTACATTGGCGGTTTTAAACAATGCATCAAAATGTTCTTGCCAGAAATTACTTACCCCAATCGATTTAATCTTTCCTTCGGCTTGCAGCTCTTCCATGGCGCGCCAGGTGTCGGCATTGGCATTCTGCCAGTCGTTATAGTTTCGCGAGTTTGCCGGCCAGTGAATCAGGTACAGGTCGATATAATCGAGATCCAACTTTTTTAATGATTTTTCCAGCTCTCTCTTGGTTGATTCATATCCCAGGTAATCACGCCACAATTTAGTGGTTACAATAACTTCTTCGCGCGGAACACCACTGGCTTTTATTCCTTTGCCAACGGCTTCTTCGTTAAAGTAAAAGGCAGCCGTGTCAATTAATCGATAACCATTTTGCAAGGCAAAACTTACTGCCTCAATTCCTTCTTGCTCGTTTGATTTATAAGTGCCAAAACCAATAATTGGTAGCTTGTTCCCGTCGTTTAAAAGTAAGTTCTTCATAATCTGTATATCGTGCAGTGTTCGTGTTTTTGCTAAAGTTAGAGATTTTCTGCTGGTTTTCTTCATACATTTTTAAACTCTTGCATTTTTTGGCTAATTGAGAGGCCTTAGTTGCTGAAAACTAAAAAGATGATGTATAACATGAACGCTAATTGGCTTTACGCTGCGATATATGAGAAATACAATTGAACATTAAAATTTTTATTGCTAATTTTAGTGCTGTCCAACTAATAAACCAAAAACAGACCAATGCGCAATCCTTTAACAGCGTTGTCTCTTTACTTAATTTTAGCTCAAAGTTTGTTGGCGCAAAACAGTCAGAGTTTTGATACTAATGCCTCTCCTCAGGGCTTTCAGAAATTGTATGTACAAACCGACCGTGAAATTTATTTTCTTGGCGATACCATTTGGTTGAGTGTCTACCTGCTGAACGGGAAAACTCATGCTCCGGTAAGCAACGATCAGAACTTGTATGTTGATTTAATCGATTCAAGTGGAGCGATCTTAAAATCCGGGATATTTCCTGTTTATAAGGGATTTGGGGAAGGAAATATTCCAATTGTTGATTCGCTGCTTACCGGAAACATTATTTTCAGGGCTTACACCAATTACCTCCGAAACTTTGGCGATGACTGTTTCTTTTACAAATCGCTAGCTATTGAGCGGACCAAAAATTCATTTGAAATTGAAGCGCAGCTGCAGACTGAAACGAATAGAGATATGAACCCACTTGTTCGCTTTTTTCCTGAAGGAGGTATTTTGCTGGAGCACACACCGAACGTTATTGGCGTGAAAATTACCGGCAGAAATGGCGAAAGTATTCACACTAACGGAGTGGTGTTGAATAAAGACAAAAAAACGGTTGCTCACTTTGAAACCAACTATAAAGGCTTGGGAAGGTTTGATTTTTACCCGAACAGCGGAGAGGAATATACCGTTGTATTAAATGCTTTCCCAAAAGTAAAAGTACAGTTTTGGGAAGCAGAAAAAGAAGGAATAAAACTGCAGTTGTATAACAACACCGAAGATCTTTTACATGTTGGAATTTTAAGCAACTCAAAAAATTATCAGCGCCAAAAATATACGCTGGCGTGTATGAATCGGGGAGAAGTAATTTTCTACAAAAAAGTACGACCTACCCAAAACGACTTTAGCGTAAAAATTGAGAAGGATAAATTTGGTGCCGGGATAAACCGCCTGGTGCTGTTAAACGAAGATTTAAACCCGGTTTCTGAGCGCCTGTATTTTAACGGCATAATTGAAACAAATCCCATCAATATTGATCTGTCGGATTCGGTTTTTTCAAACCGCAGTTTGGCCGAAATTCATCTTATTCCGGATAAAAAATTTCTTACTGACAGTGCACGGCTTTCTATTGCGGTTGTTGACGAAAATAGTTTGAATGCTTTTGGTGAATCACAAACCCTGTTGTCGCAGTTGTATCTTGATGCTGAACTTATTGGGCGCATTGAATCGCCGGCTGACTATTTTAACGATGATGCGGAAATTTCTGCCGAACAGAAACTCAATCTGCTGATGTTAACACACGGCTGGAGCAACTACATCTGGAATAAAATTGCAGACCTGGATGAGGAAGAATTTACTTACCCTGTAACGGCAGGTTTTACTATCGGCGGCTATGTAACTAACCTATGGAATAAAAAGCGGGTGCCCGACAGCGAAGTCCTGCTTATGGTGCAAAACGACAGTTTATATACCGCGTGGGAAACTACCGATGCCGATGGCCGATTTGTTTTTGAGCACATAAACCTGGCCGATTCAGCAGCAGTAACCTTGCAGGCGCGAAAAAGTAACGAAAGTGAAAATACACGAGTAACAATTGAGCCGTTGACAACTGTTTCTGCGAATTTTAATCCGAACAAATTCAAACTGTATTCGGAGCGAAATCGCATCCCGCTTGAACTCTATAGGCAAAATTATTATGCGAGTATGGCCGAAAAGGAATTCGAACCAGAAAAAGATGTGATACTAATTGACGAAGTGGAAGTTAGTGCAAATGCACCGGAGCAGGAGGAAGTAAAATTTTCGCAGATTTATTCGGAACCTGATATAATGATAAAACCAACGGAGGGAGATTTTATGGCGTATAGTTTAGAGGTTTTCCTGTTTGAAAAAGCGCCCACATTTTTTGGGAATCGTATGCCTAAGTCAATGTTTGCAGGAACAAAGCCTTTGATTTATGTTGATGGATCTCCTTGGGAAGATCCTTATATGCCTTTTCCGCCCTTGTCTGTAGCGAGTATTGACCGTGTTGATATAATTAGCACGCACAATCCAACAGGAATGGCATTACTAGGTGTCAGAGGGTCGAATGGTGCGATTTTTATTTATACCAAACGTGGCGCCCCGGATGAGGTGCGTGAAAAATATTTGAAAGGGGTGATCAAGCAAAAGATTAAAGGTTTTTCGAAATACCGGGAGTTTTATTCGCCAATTTATACTGCCGAAAACAGGAATTCAGAACGGCCGGATTACCGAACTACGTTGTACTGGAATCCTTCGGTGAAACTTACTAATGGAGTGGCGAATGTTTCTTTTTTCACATCGGATGATATTGCCCGCTACAAAGTTTTAGTGGAAGGGATTACTACCAGCGGCACCGTTTGTTTTGGCGAAATAAGTTTTGAAGTCACTCCAGATGCAGATAAGTCAGAAAGCTTACGGGAATAACTTTTAGAAATTTTCCTTCTTCAGCTCTTCAAAAACTTCCAGCACCACCGGGCAGGTTTCGCAGTTTTTATGCGACAGGTCAAGAATCTGATAAAAACGTTTACGGTCGGTGTGCGGGTATTCGCGGCAGGCTTTTGGGCGGCTTTCGTACACCATACAATAGTTGTCGGACATCAGAAAAGGGCAGGGGTGTTCCTTAAAAACATAGTCGCCGTCTTCGTCAATTCGTATGTATTGCTCCGTAAAATCGGGCAATTTCATTTTCAGGTGTTTGGCCAGTCGCTCAATGTCTTTAACTATAAGGCGTGGGCCAATAGTTTTGCAGCAGTTGGCACAATCTAAGCAATCAAAATTATCAAACGCTTCGTAATGTAGCTCATGCACCACATCGTCAAGTCGCTTTGGCTTTTTCTTTTTTAGCTTTTTCAGCAAAACGCTGGTTTCCGGCCTGCTTTTGTCGGTTAGCAGTTTTAATTCTTCTGGTGTTTTGTAGTTGATGTTCATTTTGGTAGCCATTATTTCCGATGAATTTCTACACCTTTTTTGCGACCGTTGATTCCTCTTTTCTTTATCTGCGAAAGGAAAAGTCCGGTAACAACCACAATAATCCCAATTATTTGCTGAACGCTCAATTCATCTTTTAAAATAAAATAGGCCATTACTGCCACAAATACCGGTATAAGATTTATAAATGTATTGGCACGCGTAACTCCCAGCACGCGTAAACTTTTGGTAAAAAACACAAAGGCCAGTGTAGATGAAAATACCGCCAGCAGTATTATCGCCCTGAAAGCTTGAGGGTGAAATGGTGTCTGCATGAAATCCTGAAAATCGATGCTTAGCCAAATGGGAAGAAACAACAACACCCCAATAATATTTTGATAGGCAATAATCGTTAAGGTATTGTAATCCGATGTTAGTTTTTTGAGTATGAGTGCAAAACCAATGGCTGCAATAACTGCCATCGATTCGAGCGCAACACCCAGCGGCGATGCCTCAAAACCAAATTGTCCGTTCATTACTACCAGTCCAACGCCAAAAAAGGAGAACATGATTCCGA
It contains:
- a CDS encoding ParB/RepB/Spo0J family partition protein, with the translated sequence MMAKRNALGRGLGALIDDAEKMQQGAGLDEIELSKIEANPFQPRSKFDEEALQELSASIKEIGLIQPITLRKVSDDKYQIIAGERRFRASQLAGLNKIPAYVRKAKDDGMLEMALVENIQREDLDSIEIALSYQRLMEELEYTQEELSGRVGKKRSTIANYLRLLKLPAIVQKGLIDKEISMGHARAIINIDDADTQIMIFEQIIKHGLSVRKVEEVVRDLNSSEEKATDTKKPKFPKEFKIIKTQLDKIFSRRIDFSMNEKGKGKITIPFKSEADLERIVKIIENQK
- a CDS encoding AAA family ATPase; this translates as MGKIISLANQKGGVGKTTTTINLAASLAVLEQKVLIIDADPQANATSGLGFDLRNVQSSIYECIVNEIEAEKAVLHTGIDNLDLIPSHIDLVGAEIEMLNLPNREKVLKSALETLKDKYDFIFIDCSPSLGLITVNALTASDSVIIPVQCEYFALEGLGKLLNTIKIIQNRLNPELSIEGFLLTMYDGRLNLSNQVLEEVKHHFQEMVFDTVIQRNVKLSEAPSYGKPVVLYDASSKGAINHMNLAREILQRNAMTKMSKDNVVIN
- a CDS encoding bifunctional ADP-heptose synthase → MNKAEVNEIFERFSKMRAIVIGDAMVDTYLWGKVDRLSPEAPVPIVSVTTRENRLGGAANVSRNIQALGATPILFAVVGDDDNGKEFQNLLEKRNVSAEGIFIDPTRNTTVKNRIISSGKQIVRVDEESIEYISAEMEAKLINAIKTEIESNPVDVIVFVDYDKGVVTPNLFKTINDLAREKGIPTAVDPKKRNFRNYKNVSLFKPNFKEFVDGTGLPLLKGDLESLKEAAETFKKEMQLKLIFITLSELGVFISNGVKEQYYPVAIRDIADVSGAGDTVIGVASLAMAAGLPPKIMALMSNLAGGLVCEKVGVVPIDQTQLKKEMKSQKI
- the priA gene encoding primosomal protein N' — translated: MPELFAQVILPLSLHDSFTYQVPALLANEIATGKRVIVQFGKKKLYAALVISLSDKKPEDIEVKEVLEILDEHPIIFPVNFKLWQWLSQYYCCTLGDVFRAALPTGLKLESKSKLFLTGVDEPVNLTPKEELIIRQLQEDVSQLSDIEHKLGTEFSYQALRSLLDKKVVYAEEKISSKYKPKTESFIKLHGSISSEKMLQEKAESLKRAKKQQELLFHFCAITNVFSDEQITEIPKKELLSGTAFSGNLVKELVKKKILTEHHKQVSRLEEEKIEQVSINLLNKHQAKAYEEIKTSFETQQVTLIHGITASGKTEIYIHLIDEIIKTGRQALYLVPEIALTTQIVKRLKNVFGNKVGIYHSKLNSQERVEIWEKVLQFNDTPKEGYQVVLGARSAVFLPFSKLGIVIVDEEHENSFKQFDPAPRYNARDMAVVLGYQNDAKVLLGSATPSFESYYNALKNKYGLVNLTKRHSEMELPEIMVADIKRAYKRKQMRSFLTPELFEMMETALEKNEQVILFQNRRGYSPYVECFTCGDIPKCRNCDVSLTYHKYKRRLSCHYCGFSYQLPDKCDNCGSPELKTRGYGTEKIEDELKSLFRNARIARMDLDTTQSKNAFAKIVKNLEERKTNILVGTQMVTKGLDFEHVSVVGILNADNLINFPDFRAHERAYQLISQVAGRAGRKHKQGKVVIQTSQPDHPLIELIREQNYQATLKEQFEERQLFKYPPFYRLVKIVIKHKNVQTVDRAANQLAQQLRKHKQLLVMGPEYPLISRIQLWHHKEIWIKIDRKLNLDLVKKEITAAVKAVKHLSANSSCVFNIDVDPA
- a CDS encoding 4-hydroxy-3-methylbut-2-enyl diphosphate reductase — encoded protein: MIVEIDRRSGFCFGVINAIKAAEDELKESKQLYCLGDIVHNGMEVERLERMGLKSISKEEFFTLSNCKVLIRAHGEPPETYEYAKANNVELIDATCPVVLTLQEKVKSSYSKHSQIEGQVVIYGKKGHAEIEGLNGQTNHNAIIIESIADVDKIDKSRPVSLYSQTTKRIEDFHAIAKKVHETTDPGVPVEIKDTICRQVSNRVPNLKKFAERFDMILFVAGRKSSNGQYLYTICKEVNDDSYFISNLEEIKKEWFDGVKSVGICGATSTPNWLMEDVEKWIHANFD
- the cmk gene encoding (d)CMP kinase, with amino-acid sequence MNERKIIIAIDGHSSCGKSTMAKSLAQRLGYVYIDTGAMYRVVTLVALRNGWIEDKIPDTQKVIDSLKDIKITFKWDEEAGKNTTFLNGENVEDEIRQLAVSENVSPISTIAEVRHEMVRQQRENGKNKGIVMDGRDIGTVVFPDAELKIFMTASPEIRAQRRYLELTEKGDNVSFDEILANVEGRDKIDSTRAVSPLKQANDALILDNSELTREQQLDWAVKKVKEITEEK
- the porQ gene encoding type IX secretion system protein PorQ is translated as MKRKIYVLILFSLLFLTGKAQIGGEYTYQFLELTNSARIAALGGTQIAIYDSSDLNLPYTNPALLHEDMDNRVLVNYVNYLADVNYGYASYAKTYNGIGNFAVGMHYINYGQFDEATEAGELTGATFKAAEYALNLIYSNSYKRLNYGINVKPILSSFETYQSFGIAADLGASFASKDGYTNVALVFRNIGTQISTYYDGADKERIPLNIQAGISRRLQHAPLIFSATLQHLNHWDLASSDEEKEFNGETIHQREESFAKQTMRHLVLGAEILPSENFTLRVGYNYQRRQELKFDDKASTVGFSAGFGLKIKRFHFDYAISRFHLAGSSNLFSVSVNLNNNF
- a CDS encoding aldo/keto reductase, encoding MKKTSRKSLTLAKTRTLHDIQIMKNLLLNDGNKLPIIGFGTYKSNEQEGIEAVSFALQNGYRLIDTAAFYFNEEAVGKGIKASGVPREEVIVTTKLWRDYLGYESTKRELEKSLKKLDLDYIDLYLIHWPANSRNYNDWQNANADTWRAMEELQAEGKIKSIGVSNFWQEHFDALFKTANVKPAVNQIEFHPGYWQPELTAFCKKHNIAIEAWSPLARGRVFDNETLQQIAKNHQQSIAKVCLRWITQHDVIVIPKSTTNERILDNLELFDFELTQEEMSLIDNLPEMGFSGELPDIWPERLPLT